The Osmia bicornis bicornis chromosome 9, iOsmBic2.1, whole genome shotgun sequence genome has a segment encoding these proteins:
- the LOC114872085 gene encoding facilitated trehalose transporter Tret1-like: MALTDDEPTCDRHVNKLPQYAIILLATLANFSIGTCIAWTSPIWHIYITLDVSKVNRQDISWLCGLVPLGAAIGSLPAEVIANKIGRHRTIKIITPFLVGCWLVIGLTANKVWIFLARFVAGIVCGAFSIIIPIYLTEIVERRFRESLSMICQLQVYLGILFTYFTGFSDDQLTIALLCAVAPTMLSVASVVMPESPVWLMAHNREEEAKEVLKSLRRTEGLTQEDITRIENNIEQTGCVSGFKAHTKATIIAFSLMSIQQMTGMNILIAYASRILIRLQFPLNTNVASIILGLVPVIATCFYKNLLTRMKMKLLLFLSLCVMSISLFILSAYFRLQNTYIVSSFSWVPFLSIVLLMVAYAVGCEPVCWILIERIFTSDVRNMAITGSIVCNWISSFMSAKGFQDILSLMEISTVFAMYGISTLMGTAFVARMVPETEGKSEEEVQMELRGWNQEDTEVPTCC, encoded by the exons ATGGCGCTGACGGATGACGAGCCAACATGTGATCGACATGTCAATAAACTTCCGCAATACGCTATCATACTTTTGG CCACGTTGGCCAATTTCTCCATCGGCACCTGCATCGCTTGGACCTCACCGATTTGGCACATCTATATCACTCTGGACGTGTCAAAGGTCAACAGACAAGATATTTCTTGGCTGTGCGGCTTGGTGCCTCTTGGAGCTGCGATAGGCAGCCTTCCGGCGGAAGTAATTGCGAATAAGATCGGTCGGCATAGAACCATCAAAATAATCACTCCATTTCTAGTCGGATGTTGGCTGGTTATCGGTTTGACGGCCAACAAAGTATG GATATTCTTGGCACGTTTCGTAGCCGGCATAGTCTGCGGCGCGTTCTCAATCATAATTCCAATTTACTTGACCGAAATCGTGGAGAGAAGATTCAGAGAATCGCTGAGTATGATTTGTCAGCTTCAAGTCTATCTTGGAATCTTGTTCACCTACTTTACAG GATTCAGCGACGATCAGCTTACGATCGCTCTATTGTGCGCCGTGGCACCGACAATGCTTTCAGTAGCCTCTGTCGTTATGCCAGAATCACCTGTTTGGTTGATGGCGCACAATCGCGAAGAAGAAGCTAAAGAAGTTTTGAAAAGTCTGAGAAGAACCGAAGGTTTAACCCAAGAGGATATCACCAGAATTGAAAACAATATCGAACAAACTGGTTGTGTGTCAGGATTTAAGGCGCACACTAAAGCTACCATCATCGCGTTCA GTTTGATGTCCATTCAACAAATGACTGGAATGAACATCCTCATAGCCTACGCCTCTAGAATATTGATACGTCTACAATTTCCCTTAAACACGAATGTTGCTTCGATCATCCTGGGACTGGTACCAGTAATCGCGACGTGTTTTTACAAAAACCTACTAACGcgtatgaaaatgaaattactatTATTCCTCAGTCTATGCGTCATGTCTATCAGCTTGTTCATCTTGTCTGCTTATTTCCGCCTTCAA AATACGTACATCGTGTCCAGTTTCAGCTGGGTACCGTTCCTGTCCATCGTCCTCCTCATGGTCGCTTACGCGGTTGGCTGTGAACCAGTGTGCTGGATCCTGATCGAAAGAATCTTTACGAGCGACGTGAGGAACATGGCCATTACTGGTAGTATCGTGTGCAATTGGATTTCTTCGTTCATGTCGGCTAAAGGATTCCAGGATATACTGTCGCTGATGGAAATTTCAACGGTATTCGCTATGTACGGTATATCTACCTTGATGGGTACCGCGTTCGTCGCTCGTATGGTACCGGAAACGGAAGGGAAAAGCGAGGAGGAAGTGCAGATGGAGCTGCGAGGGTGGAACCAGGAGGATACTGAAGTTCCAACGTGTTGttaa
- the LOC114872151 gene encoding LOW QUALITY PROTEIN: uncharacterized protein LOC114872151 (The sequence of the model RefSeq protein was modified relative to this genomic sequence to represent the inferred CDS: deleted 2 bases in 1 codon): MFIEMIKVIVHIKVPSKTLYLPTGDYLETILPWYPIPYYRKRVSSSSVHKRATRRAWRKTILADPGSRDRDPVAEYSVNVSACPSTILLVPGSKTPVAGSLVPSAMYISQNGIGSKVHRPNSPSTSKEVRAGIHTYRTMQSMIPFFTVLSLVSASRLTLLPYAYLSSPFPVSHHFQDTRTGVHAYSYAGGPSAKEEIKDADGVLRGSYSYIDANGILQSVFYVADDDGFRVAATNLPTDENVEAEQSHILLARSADSEKSSRRRRSIEESPENPGQKGIKDNVDQGTISNSAQKATTASSYQQNESQDESDEKQPIVTRSVLQPVILSGDIPLATSHQSQVQVHNNQRIDLTQDKPVERQLILSAPAILQSLPVLTRVPSYHENRIELHKQLGIEGSKPKDAVKIDPEPITVVPSSSIAVPLTSTVIAKESVPVLPVISNDPLAVIPTGQLASSSVTASISSHGVSQIHGPSREAIAIPNLIAKPSIPIATLSKNVPISGPIIGKEILPVVPIAKEGNLATATVTTSISSHGVSQIHGNSKIEPTLLVKTTPIAQIHSLLDVPIYLLATPIANVWLSPIGSLTPLRQFHIQDGAGGYHYSFTGPHHAKSESSLNGITQGGYSYVDANGVLQTVTYTADDENGFRVSASNLPQPPKNHLQTVQDTPEVATAKKNHLEELQKSQLRDQSNYQSNILSYKILPSYFSVAQLENDNEKNLAVREISSTAKNPFLLPASEAQRIKVPKPDHSLLKSSPKNPSSIQSSHQRKNEIVQENTLQSGKLVTLNNVQRPVAVPGSYVLPVLPYRLLHSALHHTQDSLGQYDYTYAGDSSAKTESRSLDGTTRGAYSYIDPNGILQQVHYVADHNGFRVLATNLPEAK, encoded by the exons ATGTTCATTGAAATGATAAAAGTCATTGTACATATCAAAGTACCTTCCAAGACTCTATATCTTCCAACCGGCGACTACCTGGAGACCATCCTCCCATGGTATCCCATACCCTATTACAGAAAACGCGTATCTAGTTCCAGCGTTCAC AAACGAGCCACGCGAAGGGCGTGGCGAAAGACGATTCTCGCGGATCCCGGATCCAGGGAT AGGGATCCCGTCGCCGAGTATTCGGTGAACGTATCCGCTTGTCCTTCGACGATTCTGCTGGTTCCTGGTTCGAAGACACCGGTCGCTGGCTCACTCGTCCCCTCCGCCATGTATATAAGTCAAAACGGGATCGGTAGCAAGGTGCACAGGCCGAACAGTCCTTCGACGAGCAAGGAGGTTCGAGCGGGAATACACACTTATCGTACGATGCAGTCTATG ATTCCATTTTTCACGGTTCTGAGCCTGGTCTCGGCCAGCCGACTGACCTTGCTACCCTACGCCTACCTGTCATCACCGTTTCCGGTGTCCCATCACTTCCAGGACACGAGGACAGGCGTGCACGCTTACAGTTACGCGGGTGGTCCATCCGCCAAGGAGGAGATCAAGGACGCTGATGGAGTTCTAAGAGGATCTTACAGCTACATAGACGCGAATGGTATCCTCCAATCCGTCTTCTACGTCGCGGACGACGACGGTTTCCGCGTGGCAGCGACTAATCTACCTACAGACGAGAACGTGGAGGCTGAACAGTCTCACATCCTCCTAGCCAGGAGCGCGGACTCCGAGAAATCGAGTCGCAGAAGGCGCAGCATCGAGGAATCTCCTGAAAATCCTGGCCAGAAGGGCATCAAGGACAACGTCGATCAAGGAACGATCTCGAACTCAGCCCAGAAAGCGACGACAGCCTCTTCCTATCAACAGAACGAATCGCAAGACGAATCGGATGAGAAACAACCGATCGTAACGAGGAGCGTGCTCCAGCCGGTGATCCTATCCGGCGATATCCCTCTGGCGACCTCGCATCAGAGTCAAGTTCAAGTTCACAACAACCAGCGTATCGATCTAACGCAGGATAAACCGGTTGAACGTCAGTTGATCCTTTCAGCTCCTGCCATATTGCAAAGTCTTCCAGTACTGACTCGGGTGCCTTCTTACCACGAGAACCGTATCGAACTGCACAAACAGTTGGGCATAGAGGGATCCAAGCCTAAGGACGCGGTCAAAATCGACCCTGAACCCATCACCGTCGTCCCATCATCTTCTATCGCTGTTCCATTGACATCTACGGTCATCGCGAAGGAGAGTGTTCCAGTTCTACCGGTCATCTCGAACGATCCTCTAGCAGTGATCCCAACTGGTCAGCTGGCAAGTTCTTCGGTCACCGCGTCCATCTCCAGTCATGGAGTCAGTCAAATTCATGGACCGTCCAGGGAAGCCATCGCCATTCCAAATTTAATCGCTAAACCTTCCATCCCCATTGCTACTCTGAGCAAGAACGTTCCAATCTCTGGGCCTATCATCGGCAAGGAGATTCTTCCAGTGGTTCCAATCGCTAAAGAAGGTAATCTAGCTACGGCAACGGTAACCACGTCCATTTCCAGCCACGGTGTCAGCCAGATTCATGGGAATTCGAAGATCGAGCCAACGCTGCTAGTCAAAACCACGCCGATCGCACAGATTCATTCGCTTCTCGACGTACCGAtttatct TCTCGCTACACCCATAGCGAACGTTTGGCTGAGTCCCATAGGATCTTTGACGCCATTGAGGCAATTTCACATACAGGATGGCGCCGGGGGATATCATTACTCATTCACGGGGCCTCATCACGCCAAATCGGAATCCAGCTTGAACGGAATTACACAGGGTG GCTATTCTTACGTCGACGCGAATGGAGTACTGCAAACGGTGACTTACACCGCGGACGATGAAAATGGGTTCAGAGTGAGCGCGAGCAATCTTCCGCAACCACCGAAAAATCATCTCCAAACTGTTCAAGACACCCCGGAAGTGGCCACGGCGAAGAAGAACCATTTGGAGGAGCTGCAAAAATCGCAGCTGAGGGATCAATCGAACTATCAATCGAATATTTTATCCTACAAGATTCTACCCTCCTATTTTAGCGTTGCTCAATTGGAAAATGATAACGAGAAGAATTTGGCTGTTCGAGAGATTTCA AGCACCGCCAAAAATCCGTTTCTTCTACCAGCCTCCGAGGCTCAGAGGATCAAAGTCCCTAAACCAGATCACAGTCTTTTAAAATCATCGCCAAAAAATCCATCGTCCATTCAATCATCTCATCagaggaaaaatgaaattgttcaGGAGAACACCCTGCAATCAGGCAAACTGGTGACACTGAACAACGTTCAGAGGCCTGTGGCCGTTCCTGGATCCTACGTACTTCCGGTTCTACCTTACAGATTGCTTCACAGCGCTCTCCATCACACTCAAGATTCCTTAGGCCAGTACGATTACACTTATGCGGGTGATTCTAGCGCGAAAACTGAATCCAGGTCTTTGGACGGTACTACGAGAGGAGCTTACAGTTACATCGACCCCAATGGCATTTTGCAGCAGGTCCATTACGTGGCTGACCACAACGGTTTCAGGGTTCTGGCCACCAATTTACCGGAAGCTAAATAA